AAGTAGGCAACTGGTATTGAGAGTATCGAAATGGATGAGGTTAGTGCAGCTATCAACAGCATGGCAAAAAAGATAATCTGGAAGATATACCCGCCCCACATATTGCTGAAAACTGCGGGCAGGGTGATAAATATCAGGCCGGGGCCCGCGCCGGGGTTAAAGCCAAACGCAAAAACAGCAGGTAAGACCAGAAGGCCTGCCAAAAACGCCACAACACAATCAAGAAAGACAACCCAATAAGCTGCGCTTCGAATATCGGTTTTATTATCCAGATAGGAGCCATAGGTGATCATCGCTCCCATGCCGAGGGAAAGACTAAAGAACGCCTGACCAAAAGCGGCAATTACCATGCCTTGATTGATCTGTTCCCATTTCGGCATCAAGAAGAACGTAATGCCTTCGCGGGCACCTGGAAGTGTGATGCTACGAAACACAAGAAGGATCAGGATTACAAAGAGAAGCGGCATTAGAATTTTAACCGACTTTTCGATGCCTTGTGTGACACCAGCTAGAACAATGCCAACGGTTAGCACCATGAAGATGCCGTGGTAGAGAAGAGGTTCAATGGGAGAGCCGACCAGATTATTAAACTGCTCTTCCAGTAAAGGGCCGGATAAGGAGCTTGTGCTTCCCATAATGCTTTTGAGGATATAAGCAATCGTCCATCCGCCTACAACTGAGTAGAAAGACAGGATCATTAGGGCGGTTATCACACCCAGAATGCCGACGGGCATCCATTTCTTACCACCCATTTTGCGGAAGGCGCCCACAGGGTTCAGTTTGGAAGCGCGTCCAATCGCCAACTCTGTCATCATTAATGCAACGCCAAACGTTGCCATGATGACTATATAGAGTACTAAGAAAGCCCCTCCGCCTTCTGTTCCTGCAAGGTACGGGAATTTCCAGATATTCCCCAATCCAATGGCCGAACCTGCAGCAGCCATTATAAAGCCGAACCGGCTTCCCCACTGTTCTCTTTGCATATTTCTTTCTGCCAAGTGCACTTAGTTAAAATGACACACAGTTGTGTATGTTTAGCAAACTCATCGTGCTGTTAAGGCTCAAGTGCGCACTCAAAGGCACGGTTAGAATACATCAGGGCGATGCATTAGTTTTAGAAAGAGCCGGATGAATAGTGGGAAAGTACGTAGGTGCAATTAGATAGTGTGGCGCAATAGGTCACCACTTTTTTGTTTCTAGAAGATGGAAGGCATATTATGCCGATATTGTAGAGCATTACTATCAGTAATGCCTTAAATTAATTATCTGGAGAGCACATGTTCTGTTGTCTATGTTTACTTTTCTTCAAAAAATATTGAGAGTTAATCACAGGTTTTTCGAGCAAACATGATAGCGCCGATGTGTGTTTGCAGCTTCCGCATTTGCTCGATTATACTTTATCGCCAATACTAAAAGAGGTCATTAAAGGTCTGTATCATGCTTAACGGCACTGCGATACATTTTGCGACGCTCGGGACTAACATTTGTAAGCTCACGCGATACTTGCTTTTGCATATGTCTGATCCAGCGAGTTCTGAGTGTCGGTTTCATCGGCCTCTCCGTTTTTTTATGTCGCTCTATAGGGTTAATTTAAGAAGAAATCAGAAGGCCGGCAATTTAACTATTGGTCATCAACTACACAAAGTATTGAATAGCTTTGATCACACTGAGAGCGGGGAGTGGGCCTCATGCCTATGAACTGCCTGTTCTGCCAATTTGGGTTTGCTTTATAATGACTGGCATGTGCGCATAGGAAATCTCTTGGGACGAGGTGGTCCTCTCTCGATTTTTCTGGGAGGCGCTGGTGGGGTCTTGTGTGACCATTTAGTTTATGAGTGAACGGGGTGCCTTTTATATCTTCGTTGTGAGGCGTTTGGGGGATATTGAGGCGCGTGGCCCTGTTCACTCATGGAGTTGTTTATCTAAAGCCCCATTTTGCTGCGGCAAATATAAAGAGAAAGTATAGCTGCATTGGACACATTAAGTGATTTGATTGGGCCGGGCATATCAAGTCGCGCCAGTGCATCACATTTTTGTCTAATGCCATGCCGTACTCCTTTGCCCTCTGATCCAAGAATAAGAAGCGTCTTGTCACTGAACTCTGTTTCTTCAAGCGAGGCCGGTCCTTCACTATCCAGTGCTATGGCTTGGTACCCCTCCTTTTGCATTTCATCCACAAAGCGCGCCAAGTTTGTAACGCGAACATGATTGATCATATCCAGTGCGCCGCTGGCTGTTTTTGCAAGAACGGGACCCTCTTCTGGGGCGTGCCTGCGCGTCGTTACGACCGCATCTGCGGAGAGCGCGACAGCAGAGCGTAAAATGGCACCCACATTATGAGGGTCTGTAACTTGATCAAGCGCCAAAACCAGACGGCCTGAACCCAACTCTTCTGCGCCCAGATCCGGCAGAGGGTCCACAAGTAAGACAGCTCCCTGATGAACTGCATCTTTTGGTACCAGCTTATCAATTTGTCTGGGAGGCAGAGTCTCAACGGGTACATCAATCTTGATGTTGCGCTCTTGAAGTCTTTGCAGTGCATTTGGGCTTGCAAAGAGCTTGTGCCTCTTTCGTTGTGGGTTGTTGAAGGCAGCTTCAATTGTATGAAGGCCATAAATATGAAATGGTCCCTCTTCCTTGTCCTTACTTATGTAGCGCTTTGTATTAGTCGCATGGCGGGCGTTGTTACCGCTCCGGCGTGGTTCTTTTTGTCCTTTTGGACCTTGTGTCTTTTTTTGATAGCTCATGATGCAGGCAATATCATATGTGTTCACGTTCGCAAGGAAGTTGATCGTACTCTATCTATTAATCCGCGGATCATGAGATAATGGTTACTGATAATCCGTATAGTGCGGGGCAGGGGGGAATATTTTGGCGCTGACGTTGGATAACCCCTACAAAATTCATGGTTTTTCACAGGTAGGAGCGAGAAAAACATAATGATTGTTGATTTTGCACATTGTTTTTAAAAAAGTGCGTTGACAGTTGCGTCTAGGAGCGGCATAAACCGCGCCACAGGAACGAGGCAACGACCTTCGGGTTGGCGCTTAATTTCTGAAATGCAGTAAATCACAGAGTGATTTATGAAGAGTTGGTGCACGGAGGAGTGCCCGAGTGGCTAAAGGGGGCGGACTGTAAATCCGCTGGCTATGCCTACGTTGGTTCGAATCCAACCTCCTCCACCACTAACATTATGGTGTGCGGGTGTAGCTCAATGGTAGAGCAGCAGCCTTCCAAGCTGAATACGAGGGTTCGATTCCCTTCACCCGCTCCATTAACTTCTTTTGTGTTTCAGATCTTTCCTAAACAGATTACGGATTGAAAAATCTCTTTGGTAGAGGCTTCTTTCTCGTAACCTTATTAGTAAATGCTTATTTATATAGAGAGCTACGCCCATGGCGAAGGAAAAATTTGAGCGTACTAAGCCGCACGTCAATATTGGTACTATTGGTCACGTTGATCATGGTAAGACAACTTTGACTGCAGCAATCACTAAATCTTTCGGTGATTTTAAGGCTTACGACGAAATCGATGGCGCTCCTGAAGAGCGTGCTCGCGGTATCACCATTTCAACAGCACACGTTGAATATGAAACCGAAGCTCGTCACTACGCACACGTTGACTGTCCAGGCCACGCCGATTATGTGAAAAACATGATCACTGGTGCGGCTCAGATGGATGGCGCGATCCTCGTTGTTAACGCTGCAGATGGCCCAATGCCTCAGACACGTGAGCACATTCTACTCGCACGTCAGGTTGGTGTTCCTGCTCTGGTTGTCTTCATGAACAAAGTTGACCAGGTTGATGATGAAGAGCTTCTTGAACTCGTAGAAATGGAAGTTCGTGAACTTCTGTCTTCCTACGAATTCCCAGGCGATGATATTCCTATCATTGCAGGTTCAGCTCTTGCTGCTCTTGAAGACCGCGATGACGCGATCGGCAAAGACAAGATCGTTGAGCTGATGGCTGCTGTTGATGATTACATTCCTACTCCGGAACGTCCTCGCGACCTGCCATTCCTGATGCCAATCGAAGATGTGTTCTCTATCTCTGGCCGTGGTACTGTTGTAACCGGTCGTGTAGAGCGCGGTATCATCAACGTTGGTGAAGAAGTCGAAATCGTTGGTATCAAAGATACGACTAAGACCACTGTTACTGGTGTTGAAATGTTCCGCAAGCTGCTTGATCGCGGTGAAGCAGGCGACAACATCGGCGCACTTATTCGCGGCGTAGCTCGTGAAGAAGTTGAGCGTGGTCAGGTTCTTTGTAAGCCGGGTTCCGTTACTCCGCACACAAAGTTCAAGGCAGAGGCATACATCCTCACCAAGGAAGAGGGTGGTCGTCATACACCATTCTTCACCAACTACCGTCCACAGTTCTACTTCCGTACAACTGATGTGACTGGTGTTGTTTCTCTGCCAGAAGGCACGGAAATGGTAATGCCTGGCGATAACATCTCAGTTTCAGTTGAACTGATCGTGCCTATCGCTATGGAAGACGGTCTGCGCTTCGCTATTCGCGAAGGTGGTCGTACCGTTGGTGCCGGCGTTGTAGCTGAAATCATCGAGTAGTGATATAATAAAGTTTGCAGGGTGTGTTGAATTTAATTGGCGCACTCTGGATGTCAGCATCGGTACTTGTCTTTGTAGGCGCTGAAAGTTCGGTGTAAATATAGGGGTATAGCTCAGTTGGTAGAGCGACGGTCTCCAA
This genomic window from Pseudovibrio sp. M1P-2-3 contains:
- a CDS encoding sodium-dependent transporter, whose product is MQREQWGSRFGFIMAAAGSAIGLGNIWKFPYLAGTEGGGAFLVLYIVIMATFGVALMMTELAIGRASKLNPVGAFRKMGGKKWMPVGILGVITALMILSFYSVVGGWTIAYILKSIMGSTSSLSGPLLEEQFNNLVGSPIEPLLYHGIFMVLTVGIVLAGVTQGIEKSVKILMPLLFVILILLVFRSITLPGAREGITFFLMPKWEQINQGMVIAAFGQAFFSLSLGMGAMITYGSYLDNKTDIRSAAYWVVFLDCVVAFLAGLLVLPAVFAFGFNPGAGPGLIFITLPAVFSNMWGGYIFQIIFFAMLLIAALTSSISILSIPVAYFSETFGVTRKWSATIIGLLIFLVGCVCSLSLGIWGNVALFDKSFFDLMVYAVDTYMLPIGGIFTALFAGWVAYNTMAKQLTNDGENPYKFLEAWKWMIRIISPLAILWVLYKSLV
- a CDS encoding TrmH family RNA methyltransferase — protein: MSYQKKTQGPKGQKEPRRSGNNARHATNTKRYISKDKEEGPFHIYGLHTIEAAFNNPQRKRHKLFASPNALQRLQERNIKIDVPVETLPPRQIDKLVPKDAVHQGAVLLVDPLPDLGAEELGSGRLVLALDQVTDPHNVGAILRSAVALSADAVVTTRRHAPEEGPVLAKTASGALDMINHVRVTNLARFVDEMQKEGYQAIALDSEGPASLEETEFSDKTLLILGSEGKGVRHGIRQKCDALARLDMPGPIKSLNVSNAAILSLYICRSKMGL
- the tuf gene encoding elongation factor Tu codes for the protein MAKEKFERTKPHVNIGTIGHVDHGKTTLTAAITKSFGDFKAYDEIDGAPEERARGITISTAHVEYETEARHYAHVDCPGHADYVKNMITGAAQMDGAILVVNAADGPMPQTREHILLARQVGVPALVVFMNKVDQVDDEELLELVEMEVRELLSSYEFPGDDIPIIAGSALAALEDRDDAIGKDKIVELMAAVDDYIPTPERPRDLPFLMPIEDVFSISGRGTVVTGRVERGIINVGEEVEIVGIKDTTKTTVTGVEMFRKLLDRGEAGDNIGALIRGVAREEVERGQVLCKPGSVTPHTKFKAEAYILTKEEGGRHTPFFTNYRPQFYFRTTDVTGVVSLPEGTEMVMPGDNISVSVELIVPIAMEDGLRFAIREGGRTVGAGVVAEIIE